The region GCATCATTAAATAATGATTTTGCCTGTGCCAGCGATTCTTCCGCAGCCTTTATATCATTGGGGGATAGTTTTGCTGCCTCACTGCCTTTTGCTGCATCTATGGCTGCCTGGGCTTCCTCAATCTTCCTGGCTGCAGTTGCTTTCAGGGATACAAAGTATGCATCATCAGCATTGAGCTTGGCAACCTCTATTGCTGAAAAGCCTTTTTTAAGTTCACCAGCATCATACGCAGAGCGGGCAACCTGTGAATGCTCTTTTGCAAGCGCAAGTTTTTCAGGAGCATATTGTGCTGCACCATAGCCTTCAGCCTGTGCTATAACAATATTCACTTCTTTTATTGAATCAGCCAGCGTCTCCTTCTGGTTCATTGCTACATTACGGGCATTTTTAGCATATACATCCGCATCTAATGCAGCTTTATATGCAGCCAAGTAGTTTTTATTTTCATACTGCTTGTTTGCTTCCTGCAGCATATCACTTGCTTTAGCATAATCTTCCTTTGCAAGTACTGATGCATATGCATCATCAGCAGCCTGCAGGCTCTGAGCTGCTATATCCAGAGTATCCTTTGCAAGCAATGGTAGAGCCTTATCATAGGCTTCTTTTGCCTTTTTCTGTGAATCTATGGCATTCTGTTTTGCCTTATCATACTCTTCATTTTTTACATTATCATGGGCTTTTAAAAGCAAATCTTTAGCTGCGGTATATTCGTCTTTTGCATAGTGATCAGCTTTTACTGATTCAGCTTCAGTGAT is a window of Spirochaetota bacterium DNA encoding:
- a CDS encoding LysM peptidoglycan-binding domain-containing protein, producing MHVNKNVVVLAVVVCLSMITACFEKVPVKELSLAKNAITEAESVKADHYAKDEYTAAKDLLLKAHDNVKNEEYDKAKQNAIDSQKKAKEAYDKALPLLAKDTLDIAAQSLQAADDAYASVLAKEDYAKASDMLQEANKQYENKNYLAAYKAALDADVYAKNARNVAMNQKETLADSIKEVNIVIAQAEGYGAAQYAPEKLALAKEHSQVARSAYDAGELKKGFSAIEVAKLNADDAYFVSLKATAARKIEEAQAAIDAAKGSEAAKLSPNDIKAAEESLAQAKSLFNDAKYKESMIASGQAISIAQGVSSKKAVAVAPVPVTEEQGKEGVGVKEEQKEAIQKKVEEETEYTLYKVKYNPAKRDCLWRIAEKFYNDGFKWKVIYEANRDKVKNPNLIKPGWTLKIPKAATKLTQPVQEENKEAIKEDEPPATELKMKTE